Part of the Antennarius striatus isolate MH-2024 chromosome 6, ASM4005453v1, whole genome shotgun sequence genome, CTTATCATTTTGGTTGCTTAAAATCTATACAACCCTACCATGACATGATATGCTTTGTAGCCCTACTTCAGAGTAACATTTGGTTCTTGACACATTATCAGTGACTTCCCATTTCTTGATTTTCTGTCATAAatatttgatgtaattttttagGTGTGAACTTTTCGATCAGAATCTAAAGAGTGCTCTTGAGATTGCAGAAAAAGCTGGCAACTTTGGAGCCGGATCGTGAACCAAAGCACACGAGAGAGATAACGTCACACCACTATAGTCATTGACTTTATGTGGCTGTGGTTAAAGTTCAGTTGGATGGTCCTTTTCCCAGTTATCTGAATGGGAGTTAACACGTTGTAAATAAGTCATGAtttgtaaatattaatattaattaaatgaCAGTATGTGAATTTTCCATGTCTTGTTTTTGGATGTATTTGTTTTGAATGAATAAAGTGATTTGACTGTAGTCTACTGACTGTTTAAACTTTAGCCTCTGATTGTTCTGATAAACAGACCACACACtttacaaacacataaacaaggTAATGTAATTCCCTTCATGAGTCAATATTACCCGGAAGTTTCTGAGGGTTTCTTTAAGCATAGATATTTTACAATACTAAAGCATCTAAACCAGATTCTAGTTTTGATTTATATCATTAAAATACTCCAATGGCTCTCAGCAACACtttattaaattacattcaCAACATGCATTCATGTGTTAACAGACAAAATTCTgtaggtttaaaaaaatgcacctTTCAGTTTACTGCAAAAAACATGCTTAACATTTAAGCATCCATTTAACTTTGGTCCCAAGTTATTGGACGCAATGTCTGAAAAGAGACAGAAGACAATAGAAAGATGGCTCAGAATATCCGCTAGAGGTGTGATGGAGGTTTCAGTTGTCTTTCTTGGACACGTGTCCCATCTTGGTTCGCATGTTGCGCAGCAGGAAGAACATAACAGTGACACTGACGCAGACAATTTCTGCTACCCAGAAGGCCGTTGCCCAGCCATGGTGCTTGGCGATGGTGCTGAATGGTAGACCAGACAGGAAGCCACCAACTGGGGATGACGCAAAtgcaaatattctgttttacttcagTTAATCATCATTTCCCTCCTCTCTAATCATGCtgccacctttctaaatgttcctccacctgctccctgctttCACAGCAAATCACAATGTCTACAAACATCATGTTCAATGGAGATTTCTATCTAACTAAACTAACTAAATCAAATGAGTCAGCGAGTAACTACTGGTGTGCAGTTCCGTTATACCCATGAAGGAATGCAGCAGCAGCTAACATAAGCTTTTTGTCAATTTTTGCAACATGTGGCTGCTCTAAAATCAAAGCCAATCGACTCACCGTTGGCCATCAAGGCAGCGATTGCATGTGATGTCCCACAAAAATTGGACGGTGCGCTCTCGCTGGCTATGAGTCCAAACAATCCGACAGGTCCGTAACAAGAGAAACCAAAGGCAGCGCCCAAGGTGAGAATCCACACCTTAGTGCACAAATGAGAGAGACACCATGAGAGGTCTGACACAGTGAAATGGGGTGTGGGGTGACAGGGGGGTTCGGGGTGGTTGGGAAGTCAGCATCAGATACCTGTGAGCTCTCTGGTGTGACGGTGACTCTGAACAGgtacatggacacacacatcccaACCATCATCCAGATCAGGACAAAATGACGAGGGTTGCCGTAGATTTTCATGCCTTGCTGTAGAAAACAAAAACGGTACAAAGAGAAGAAGGTGATAATAAACAGAACTGGACTGGATTTTGCTGTGGCAAATTTCTACTCAGAAATACAATTTTACGATTGATTAGCTTGTGTCAGCATTCTGCGAGCTTTTTACTTTTAAGTGAGGTGAGAGGTCTGTGCGACTGCATGAACAAACAGGTATAGGAGGAGGTGGGGTGACTGTGTAATGAAACATAGGCAGTACAGAACCAGCAGCTCGtggacatctaaaaaaaaacaaaaaacacaataaataaactcaCTTTGGCCACAGCCCTGTCAGAGAGGACACCTGATGCCAAACTCCCCAACAGACCTCCGATCTCCAGGGCACTCATAAATGAGCTACCTATGAAGAAGAATATACAGTAAGCAGACGAACCACATCCCTCTACAGCAAGTGGAGGTGTCGTTATACCAGTGAGGGCAGACTGGCCCTTGTCTTGGATGAGAAACAGCTGACCCCAGTCGGTATAGACCGTCTTCACCCCAAACGCCACCATGTAGGTCACAGACAGCACCCACAGGTAGGGCGAGAGCAGGAATTCAGTAAAGGTGCTTTCATCACTGGAGGATCCTGAGCAGGAAGCAAATGGACTGAGGGTTATTTGTCAGTctctatgttttttttatgaaacattAACAACAACACGGCACAACGGGCGTGGGAGTGGGAGGGATCTGTGCTTCCAATCAGATTGAAACGTACGACTACTTTACACAAGACATCTGAGTGACATGTGAGAGTTGCAGCGGGTGCAGAGTCCGTCA contains:
- the slc37a4a gene encoding glucose-6-phosphate exchanger SLC37A4a — encoded protein: MASGGYGYYRGTIFMAMFVGYTLYYFNRKTFSFVMPSIMQEIKLDKDDLGTITSSQSLAYAISKFISGVLSDQISGRWLFSIGLCMVGGINIIFSWSSTVAVFSALWFLNGLAQGLGWPPCGRVLRKWFEPSQFGTWWSILSCSMNLAGSSGPIIATVLAQTYSWRAMLSVSGMTCVAFSFVCLLLIKNEPKDVGLPNIETAAKKQKGGSSSDESTFTEFLLSPYLWVLSVTYMVAFGVKTVYTDWGQLFLIQDKGQSALTGSSFMSALEIGGLLGSLASGVLSDRAVAKQGMKIYGNPRHFVLIWMMVGMCVSMYLFRVTVTPESSQVWILTLGAAFGFSCYGPVGLFGLIASESAPSNFCGTSHAIAALMANVGGFLSGLPFSTIAKHHGWATAFWVAEIVCVSVTVMFFLLRNMRTKMGHVSKKDN